In Ornithinibacter aureus, the genomic stretch TCGAAGAGGACGACCGCCGCGGCATAGCGCTCGGCGGCGGAGTCGAAGGCGTTGCGCGTGCCGACGAGGAAGGGGTCGAGGTAGGGCGGGGTGCCGGCGCTGGTGGCGGAGGCGGCGGCGCGGGTCAGGGAGAAGTCGAAGAGCACGAGGTGCTTGGTGCGATCGCCTCGCCCCTCGCGGACCCCGAGGTTCGACGGTTTGATGTCGCGGTGGTCCACGCCCGCGCGGTCCAGGGTCACCACGGCATCCAACAGGTCGGTGCCGTACCGCTCGAGGAGGTCCAGGGAGAGCCGGGTGCGGCCCTGGAGCTCGTGGGTGAGGGTCTGCTCCCCGGCGCTCTCGAGCAGGAGCGCCTGGCGGCCGTTGACCGTGATGGGGCCCTCGACGAGCCGGGCGATCCGCGGGCTGTCGAGGGCGCGCAGCACCTCGGCCTCGTCGGCCAGGCGTCTGCCCGCGTCGTCGTGCAGGGCGACCTTGAGCACCCGGCTGGGGGCCCCGGGCACCTCCTTGTCGTCGACGAGGAGGCCGACGGCGGTCGACCCCTGGCCGAGCCGGCGGACGAGTTCGAACCGGGCACCGAGGAGGGCGCCGGGCGTGGCCTCGAGGGGGTCGGCGGAGCTCTCCTCGGGCCGGTTCGCGGCCCGCTCGGCGGCATCGAGCAGGGCCAGGAACGTGCTGACGTCGCCGGTGCGCTTCGTTGGTGCCGGCCGGGTGGCGCGCAGCACGAGGTCGCGCAGCTCGGTCGAGACCTGCGGCAGTTCGACGGCGAGGTCGAGACCGTCCTGGGTGTGCAGACGCTGGGTGAGCTCGCCGCGGCCGCTCGCAGGTGCGGTGGCGGAGAGCACGTAAAAGGCGAGAGCGCCCAGGCCGAAGACGTCGATGCGGGCGCGGTCCGCGGTGGGGCTCCACTGGCCTTCAGGGGCGCCGAAGGCGCCTTCCTCCGGGTCGGTTCCGGCCTGCCCGTCCGCATCGTGCAGTGCGGTGACCCCGGGGACCGCGGTGCGGGTCAGGTCGGCCGGGTTCAGGATGCCGGCACCCTCCCACCCGCCGACCCGCACCTTGACGTCGCCGCGAGTTCCCGGCACAGGGCGCACCCACACCGAGCGCGGCGTGAGTGCTCGGTGAACGACCTTGTTCGCGTGCGCGTACTGCAGGGCCTCACCAACCTGCCGGACGATCGACAACTGCGTCGCGAGCGGCATCCCATGGGTCTGTTCGGCGACCCACAGGTCGAGCCGCTGCCACGACTCGTCGTAGTCGTAAGCCAGACCGACGCCGAGCTCGGACTGCACGAGATCCTTCGGGCGCAGTATGCCGTCGTGCTGAAGGCGGGACATCACCCGGAACTCGTGCTCGGCGACCCGGCGGACGCGCTGCTCCTCGGAGGCGGGGGCGCCGGCGGGCGTCACCTGGAACCGGATCCGGGCCGGCTCCCGCTGCGCGACGCTGTGGTGGGCCAGCCACTCCTGCCAGCCGGGACCGTCGGCGAGGGCCTGCTCGGTGATGGTCCACGAGCCCGCGGTGCGCTCACGACGCTGGACCAGGCCGATCCTGGCCATCAGCTCGCACAGGATCGCCTCCTGGTTCGGGCCGATCGCGCTCTTGTGGGGCTGCTCGAGCAGCAGGTCGGAGATGCCGGGGAGGTGGCTCGTCGCGCTCGCGCCGTCGATGCCGTACAGGCCGAGGGCACTGCTCGCGGACAGCTCACACCGCATGCCGGGGTGGTGCAGGAACACCGACTCCTGGACGAACGGCACGATGAGGCGCGCGTCCTGGAAGGTGACCTGCTTCTCCTTGGCCCAGTCGTAGAGGGCGTCGGTCAGCTTCGTGGCGAGGTACTGGGCCTTGCGGCGGGCGAGCTTGAGCGGTGAGGTCTCGGCCCGGCGCCCGTCGCGCAGCCACGTGTGGTCATCGCCGCGCAGCGTGCCGGAGTAGTACTTCAGCTCGACGAGGTGCAGCCGGCCACGGCCGAGCACGAGGAGGTCGACCTCGTGCCACTTGCCGCGTGAGTCGCGGAACTCGAAGTTCGACCAGGCCCGAAACGGCGACTCATCGGGGAGCAGGGCTCGCACGAGGGCCAGGCCCTCGGTCTCGTGGGTGAACTGGGACGGCGACACCTCGACCCAGCGATCACCCCCTGACGATCCCACGCACACTCCCTCACGACCCGAGAATCCCGGGGATGCGTCCCCGCCGACTCGGGCATTGTGTCGCACCCTCGGCCCGGGATGGCCGGGACCCCCGAATTGACTCTCGCGATGAGATCCCGGTCTGCACCCTGCGCCGCCCTGTGTCACCGCGGGGCCGTAGGGTCGCGGCGAC encodes the following:
- the pglW gene encoding BREX system serine/threonine kinase PglW, coding for MGSSGGDRWVEVSPSQFTHETEGLALVRALLPDESPFRAWSNFEFRDSRGKWHEVDLLVLGRGRLHLVELKYYSGTLRGDDHTWLRDGRRAETSPLKLARRKAQYLATKLTDALYDWAKEKQVTFQDARLIVPFVQESVFLHHPGMRCELSASSALGLYGIDGASATSHLPGISDLLLEQPHKSAIGPNQEAILCELMARIGLVQRRERTAGSWTITEQALADGPGWQEWLAHHSVAQREPARIRFQVTPAGAPASEEQRVRRVAEHEFRVMSRLQHDGILRPKDLVQSELGVGLAYDYDESWQRLDLWVAEQTHGMPLATQLSIVRQVGEALQYAHANKVVHRALTPRSVWVRPVPGTRGDVKVRVGGWEGAGILNPADLTRTAVPGVTALHDADGQAGTDPEEGAFGAPEGQWSPTADRARIDVFGLGALAFYVLSATAPASGRGELTQRLHTQDGLDLAVELPQVSTELRDLVLRATRPAPTKRTGDVSTFLALLDAAERAANRPEESSADPLEATPGALLGARFELVRRLGQGSTAVGLLVDDKEVPGAPSRVLKVALHDDAGRRLADEAEVLRALDSPRIARLVEGPITVNGRQALLLESAGEQTLTHELQGRTRLSLDLLERYGTDLLDAVVTLDRAGVDHRDIKPSNLGVREGRGDRTKHLVLFDFSLTRAAASATSAGTPPYLDPFLVGTRNAFDSAAERYAAAVVLFEMATGRAPLYGDDPDAAPATISDGPRVTADLFDPTLAASLVAFFTTALARDTSDRHHTAEAMRQAWREIFAAEATTEPDETADARAAAATLSTPLAESGLTARALSALEPERITTVGELLATDPVRIARLKGVADATRKQINRRIKEWRQRLGDVSAPTLAADRAAAADTLAAAAETLLAPLAGERTRSRAAMVRLVLGIGTDLDAFATQAQLAAHLPDPVNAARAGQVLTELQQAWAADPAALALLTRLVEHMNATLTQAGSVLTPAEATARVAALFTPSAEEAAATGQDLRVAAGLVRLTLERIRELRRADEGAAPPLVIRRRQGRVTLIGRDQSLLDVAEWVATKADELVARAGDPTTAVVPARRAADELSMVFQAVPLPDGPPAPLAEPSRLLELAGAVSPTTATAANGDLHHRDLGVATALRLTFGDVSSLQALSPKEVRDRVRVRFPALAPLPQRPRLDELVREAGLQLQFDDRAQGYRPLTRTGDTTGLASRQPTTHATPLTGAGTSEVTRRVEESLRTRAFLALGVPADRLDKFQRGVTRAHGGQVVDVTSALLDELRAQAARHGVPWEAVRAADAASATSRERLGLGELVNRSWAAVRAVVDEAVDAGGPGPVVLTEAGPLARYGNLALLARWSDLGTHRARAVWLVVPQLAANHGPVIDGQPVPLATPTQFITLDSAWVDALASAAPATVQQ